In Halanaerobiales bacterium, the sequence TGGTGTGAATCTCCACTAAGTGGTTCACCAAGATATTCCTCATAAAGTCTTACTATCATTGGGTTTTTATGCGATTTTCTAATAACTTTACTTTCATCTATGCTGGCAAGTCCTTTACCTCTCTTTTCTTTTATTTCTTTATTTACTGGTAAAGGCTGTCCACCTCCACCAACACATCCGTTAGGACAGGCCATAATTTCAATGAAGTCATACTTGCATTCTCCAGCTTTTACTTTATCTAATAACTCTGCTGCTCGTGATAATCCATTTGCTATAGCTATATTTAAGGTCATATCACCAATTTTAACTTCAGCTTCATTAACTCCTCTAAAACCAAGATCAAGTCTTTCTAACTCTTCACCTGTCAATTTTTCTTTAACAGTTCTTACTGCAGCTTCAGCAACACCACCAGTTGTACCAAAAATAGTTCCAGCTCCAGTTGAAGTACCCATCATTTCATCATATTCCTGATCATCAAGACGGGTGAAATCAAGACCTATTTCTCTTATCATTCTTGCCAATTCACGAGTTGTAAGAACAGCATCAGTATCCTTATAACCACTATCATTCATTTCTTCTCTTTCTTTTTCAAACTTTTTGGCTGTACAGGGCATTATGGAAACTGTATATATTTTTTCAGGATCAATTCCACTTTCTTCAGCATAATATGTTTTTGCTAAAGCAGAAAACATCTGTTGAGGTGACTTAGCTGTAGAAAGATTATCTAATAGCTCTGGATAATTGTGTTCAGCAAATTTTACCCAACCTGGACAACAGGAAGTAATCTGGGGTAAGTCTTTTTGACCTTTAACCCTTTTTAATAACTCATTACCCTCTTCCATAATTGTAAGATCAGCTGTAAACTCTGTTGAAAATACTTTATCAAAACCAATTTTATCTAAGGCAGCAACCAATTTGCCAGTTACTACTGTACCAGGTTCATAACCAAATTCTTCACCTAAAGCAGCCTGAATAGCTGGTGCTGTCTGGACTATTACGTGCTTTTCATCATCTTCAATAGCTCTCCATACTCTATCAATTTCACTAACTTCAGTAATTGCTCCCACCGGACAGACTGTTGCACACTGTCCACAGTTAGCACAATTTATTTCACTTTGAGGTAGATCAAAGGCTGTTTGCACAACTGTATCAAACCCTCGACCACTAAATTGCAAGGCAGAAACTCCCTGTACTTCTTCACAAACTCTTACACAGCGACCACATAAAATACATTTATTAGGATCTCTTTTTAGAGAAGGTCCAGTATCATCTATTTCATGTTCGCGAGTTTCTCCTCTTAATTCTTCCATATCATCACTATTTATACCTAAGCTATAAGTTATATCCTGTAATTCACAACTTCCATTTCGATCACATCCAAGACAGTCATTAGGATGATTGGCAAGTAATAATTTTACATTTCTTCTTCTTGCCTTTCTGGCCCTTGCACTTCTAGTATTAATAGTCATTCCATCTTCAGCAGGAGTACAACAGGAAGCCAATAATTCTCCTGATTCTAAATCTTCTACTACACAAACTCTGCATGCACCGTGTATTGTGAGATCAGGATGATAGCATAAAGTAGGTATATCAATACCTAATTCTTTTGCTGCTTCTAAAACAGTTGCTCCTTCTTCAACTTGAATTTTCTCATTATCTATAGTTATATTTATTTCAGACATCTATTATCCCTCCTTTTTTTAATTTTAACCCTGTGATATTGCATCTACTGGACAAACATC encodes:
- a CDS encoding NADH-dependent [FeFe] hydrogenase, group A6, whose amino-acid sequence is MSEINITIDNEKIQVEEGATVLEAAKELGIDIPTLCYHPDLTIHGACRVCVVEDLESGELLASCCTPAEDGMTINTRSARARKARRRNVKLLLANHPNDCLGCDRNGSCELQDITYSLGINSDDMEELRGETREHEIDDTGPSLKRDPNKCILCGRCVRVCEEVQGVSALQFSGRGFDTVVQTAFDLPQSEINCANCGQCATVCPVGAITEVSEIDRVWRAIEDDEKHVIVQTAPAIQAALGEEFGYEPGTVVTGKLVAALDKIGFDKVFSTEFTADLTIMEEGNELLKRVKGQKDLPQITSCCPGWVKFAEHNYPELLDNLSTAKSPQQMFSALAKTYYAEESGIDPEKIYTVSIMPCTAKKFEKEREEMNDSGYKDTDAVLTTRELARMIREIGLDFTRLDDQEYDEMMGTSTGAGTIFGTTGGVAEAAVRTVKEKLTGEELERLDLGFRGVNEAEVKIGDMTLNIAIANGLSRAAELLDKVKAGECKYDFIEIMACPNGCVGGGGQPLPVNKEIKEKRGKGLASIDESKVIRKSHKNPMIVRLYEEYLGEPLSGDSH